One window of Bifidobacterium pseudocatenulatum DSM 20438 = JCM 1200 = LMG 10505 genomic DNA carries:
- a CDS encoding pyridoxamine kinase, which produces MNDVILFDRDPRYIPRVAAVHDMCGYGKCSLTAAIPILSAAGCDVCPVPTALFSAHTRYSVFTFHDTTEILDGYLDAWRKENVDLDGVYSGFLGSAEQVAIIKRLYADYPHALRLVDPVMGDGGEIYATYTPELCEAMGTLVDGADVLMPNLTEASMLTGRTYPGQNIDNAEVNGIIDALLALGAKNVVLKGVDRQDGIIRNYVASATSGASGKQEIAHDKLPFMTHGTGDAFASALCGAVMAGRPLAESAHIAGEFVRHAMESTQFQPNHTERGVSFELNLDELTRLVRR; this is translated from the coding sequence ATGAATGATGTGATTCTGTTCGACCGTGACCCACGGTACATTCCACGTGTGGCCGCGGTGCACGACATGTGCGGTTACGGCAAGTGCTCGCTGACGGCGGCCATTCCGATTCTGTCGGCGGCCGGATGCGACGTATGCCCCGTGCCGACGGCGCTGTTTTCGGCGCATACGCGCTACAGCGTGTTCACGTTCCACGATACGACCGAAATTTTGGACGGCTATCTGGATGCGTGGCGCAAGGAGAACGTCGATTTGGACGGCGTGTATTCCGGTTTCCTCGGTTCCGCCGAACAAGTCGCGATTATCAAACGTCTGTATGCGGATTACCCGCACGCCTTGCGTTTGGTGGATCCGGTGATGGGAGACGGCGGCGAGATCTACGCCACATACACGCCGGAATTATGCGAGGCGATGGGCACGCTGGTGGATGGCGCCGACGTGCTGATGCCGAATCTGACGGAAGCGTCCATGCTGACGGGACGCACCTACCCGGGGCAGAACATCGACAACGCGGAAGTGAACGGCATTATTGACGCGCTGCTTGCCTTGGGAGCGAAAAACGTGGTGCTCAAAGGCGTTGACCGTCAGGATGGCATCATTCGCAACTATGTGGCATCGGCCACTTCCGGCGCATCCGGCAAGCAAGAGATTGCGCACGACAAGCTGCCGTTCATGACACATGGCACCGGCGACGCCTTCGCATCCGCATTATGCGGTGCGGTGATGGCCGGCAGACCTCTGGCTGAATCGGCGCATATCGCCGGCGAATTCGTACGCCATGCCATGGAAAGCACGCAATTCCAGCCGAACCACACTGAGCGCGGTGTGAGCTTCGAGCTGAACCTTGACGAGTTGACGCGTCTGGTTCGCCGCTGA
- a CDS encoding YifB family Mg chelatase-like AAA ATPase, protein MAIGSALSVGLIGLKAFIIQIQAFVSPGLPYFSIIGLPDTSLSEARERVKSACQASGAKWPETRVTVNLSPASMPKRGSSHDLAIAASVLSASGTIPHDCLNDTVVLGEVNLDGTVLPINGLLPILLHARDQGVCKVIVPHANLDEAALVPDVDAIGIRHVGELIELMGGTANYTIPDMIRDVDANDGAMSVCPPPGDMNEVMGQETAKWALEVAAAGGHHLMMTGPPGTGKTMLASRIPGIMSPLSESEQLEVASIRSLCGTLPSYGISDVPPFEAPHHTASTASLVGGGAGLAQPGAITRAHRGILFMDEAPEFSARTLQTLREPLESGYVAISRAKGTTYYPARFQLIMAANPCPCGYAYGNGERCTCREKDRIKYFSRLSGPILDRIDIQIEVPPVERINPGTVPSGESSHAIRLRVMVARQTAQERFREFGWVCNAQATGTWLRANTSTKAIELVNHALASERLSLRGADRAMRLAWTLSDLSGKTSPGPEEMMQGISMRTRLT, encoded by the coding sequence ATGGCTATCGGCAGCGCGCTTTCCGTGGGTCTCATCGGCCTGAAAGCCTTCATCATCCAAATCCAGGCGTTCGTATCTCCGGGACTCCCCTACTTTTCCATCATCGGACTTCCCGACACCTCGCTCTCCGAAGCGAGGGAACGTGTCAAATCCGCATGTCAGGCCAGCGGTGCCAAATGGCCGGAGACACGGGTTACGGTCAATCTTTCGCCGGCGTCCATGCCCAAACGCGGATCCTCACACGATCTGGCGATCGCAGCGAGCGTGCTTAGCGCATCCGGAACGATACCGCATGACTGCTTGAACGACACCGTCGTGCTCGGAGAGGTGAATCTCGATGGCACGGTACTGCCCATCAACGGTCTGCTGCCGATTCTGCTGCATGCACGCGATCAAGGCGTATGCAAGGTGATCGTACCGCATGCCAATTTGGACGAGGCGGCCCTTGTGCCCGACGTCGACGCCATTGGAATACGTCACGTCGGCGAACTGATCGAACTGATGGGAGGCACCGCGAACTATACGATACCCGATATGATCCGAGACGTGGATGCCAACGACGGCGCCATGTCGGTATGTCCTCCTCCCGGAGATATGAACGAAGTCATGGGGCAGGAAACGGCCAAATGGGCGTTGGAAGTGGCGGCTGCCGGCGGCCATCATCTGATGATGACCGGTCCTCCCGGCACCGGAAAAACCATGCTCGCCTCGCGCATTCCCGGCATTATGAGTCCGCTCAGCGAATCGGAACAACTGGAAGTCGCATCGATCCGCTCCCTATGCGGCACATTGCCCAGCTATGGCATCAGCGATGTTCCGCCATTCGAAGCGCCGCACCATACCGCATCCACCGCATCCTTGGTCGGCGGCGGCGCGGGATTGGCTCAACCAGGCGCGATCACGCGGGCGCATCGGGGCATCCTATTCATGGACGAGGCGCCCGAATTCTCGGCACGCACCCTGCAAACCTTGCGCGAACCATTGGAATCCGGGTATGTGGCGATATCCCGCGCGAAAGGTACCACCTACTATCCGGCACGATTCCAACTGATCATGGCGGCCAATCCTTGCCCCTGCGGCTACGCATACGGCAACGGCGAGCGCTGCACGTGCAGGGAAAAAGACCGTATCAAGTACTTCAGCCGCCTGTCGGGGCCGATCCTCGACCGCATCGACATTCAGATCGAAGTGCCTCCTGTGGAACGCATCAACCCAGGCACGGTTCCTTCCGGCGAATCCAGCCACGCCATCCGCCTGCGGGTCATGGTGGCAAGGCAAACGGCACAGGAACGTTTCCGGGAATTCGGATGGGTCTGCAATGCGCAAGCCACCGGAACATGGCTTCGCGCCAACACGTCCACAAAAGCCATCGAGCTCGTGAACCATGCGTTGGCCAGCGAACGGCTCAGCCTCAGAGGGGCGGACCGAGCCATGCGACTCGCATGGACGCTATCCGACCTGTCAGGCAAAACCTCTCCCGGACCGGAAGAGATGATGCAAGGAATCTCCATGAGAACGAGGTTGACATGA
- a CDS encoding Lrp/AsnC family transcriptional regulator → MTQDEGRTTITARDLKVVSALQCNGRMTMQALADKIGISVYAATESYKRLTDAGIMTIVPVCNPLSLGNYSQVLVGLRINGNRNEALAMLKAMPQVTYVVCTLGDADIIAEAVVYSADGMDHFLKYDLRALPGLTRLQVFSCGRLVLDDHNVSVVNRLLAERGETGFMTKREASVGTDIPVHRLDARFVHTFNELQKDGRASYAMLGEHLGVTHTAIRGRVKKLEDSGVMRIMATVSPMRLGGFRQAFLGIGVKPPYRLDVEQLLAIDEVTYAMSGVGLNGADYLIEIIAGDDEDLWRVVDESIRSLPGVDQTWWASTVSVEKESYWLEPPQDGVLLDD, encoded by the coding sequence ATGACACAGGATGAAGGGCGTACCACAATCACCGCACGTGATTTGAAGGTGGTATCGGCACTGCAATGCAACGGACGCATGACCATGCAGGCGCTTGCCGATAAAATCGGCATTTCCGTATATGCGGCGACGGAAAGCTACAAACGGCTCACCGATGCGGGCATCATGACCATTGTGCCCGTATGCAATCCGTTGAGTCTCGGCAATTACAGTCAGGTGCTTGTGGGACTGCGCATCAACGGCAATCGCAACGAGGCGCTCGCCATGCTCAAAGCCATGCCTCAGGTCACCTATGTGGTCTGCACGCTGGGCGATGCCGACATCATCGCCGAAGCCGTGGTGTATTCAGCCGACGGTATGGACCATTTCCTGAAGTACGATTTGCGCGCACTGCCCGGATTGACCCGTCTGCAAGTGTTCTCCTGCGGTCGATTGGTGCTTGACGACCATAATGTCAGCGTGGTCAACCGTCTGCTGGCCGAACGCGGCGAAACTGGATTCATGACCAAACGTGAGGCCAGCGTCGGCACCGATATTCCCGTGCATCGGTTGGACGCGCGATTCGTGCACACGTTCAACGAATTGCAGAAAGACGGCAGGGCAAGTTACGCCATGCTGGGGGAGCATCTTGGTGTGACGCACACCGCGATTCGTGGGCGCGTCAAAAAACTGGAGGATTCCGGTGTGATGCGCATTATGGCCACGGTAAGCCCCATGCGTTTAGGCGGATTCCGCCAAGCGTTTCTCGGCATCGGTGTGAAGCCTCCGTATCGCCTCGACGTCGAACAGTTGTTAGCGATCGACGAGGTGACATATGCAATGAGCGGAGTCGGTTTGAATGGCGCCGACTACCTCATCGAAATCATCGCCGGAGATGACGAGGACCTGTGGCGTGTGGTGGATGAGTCCATCCGTTCGCTGCCAGGCGTGGACCAGACATGGTGGGCTTCCACCGTCAGCGTGGAAAAAGAGTCGTACTGGCTCGAACCTCCGCAGGATGGTGTACTTCTCGACGATTGA
- a CDS encoding YraN family protein codes for MNGNTTHNVPNATQRSEQLLDSIARRLHDGTLCARQVGELGEQYAAAWLEGQGWQTLDRNWHCRYGELDIVSRDDTGIIVFVEVKTRRTLRYGTPQEAVTSSKQINLRHAAVQWLSDSDHRTPHNGVRFDVVTVIVRDGKPLVHHIEGAF; via the coding sequence ATGAACGGCAACACAACACATAACGTTCCGAACGCAACGCAGCGCTCGGAACAGCTTCTTGATTCCATCGCACGGCGACTGCATGATGGCACACTGTGCGCACGACAGGTCGGCGAACTCGGCGAACAGTATGCGGCCGCATGGCTGGAAGGCCAAGGCTGGCAGACGCTCGACCGCAACTGGCACTGCCGATATGGCGAACTCGATATCGTTTCACGCGACGATACGGGAATCATCGTCTTCGTCGAAGTCAAAACCAGGCGGACGCTCCGCTATGGCACTCCGCAGGAAGCCGTGACGTCATCCAAGCAGATCAACCTGCGCCACGCGGCCGTGCAATGGCTGTCGGACAGCGACCATCGCACGCCGCATAACGGCGTGCGCTTCGACGTCGTCACCGTCATCGTCCGTGATGGCAAACCGCTTGTCCACCATATCGAAGGAGCGTTCTGA
- a CDS encoding DNA-processing protein DprA, translating into MNENTTADTSVNATAIDDETLSRAVLTYCLDSADAMMYALVKGIGSATHTLQLLADSGPGNHESVATAAYKTLDAALINGITRWGRTINARGMASFHGAMVSWQHRLTTLPSTDPEELKTWFTANGTQWIVAPHHPYWPSQLADLTIHTDWAAPLCLWGKGDPQALVSCSEPVGVVGSRGVSEYGRQSAHELAKQAARAGHLIVSGGALGTDAAAHWGAIQAMDEIGTPLAGRTVAVFAGGLNYIGPKSNERLFETIINHSGALISELCPGTVPEARRFLIRNRLIAALSSTLIVAQARARSGALNTAGWANELNRRVFAVPGDVTMPHNTGCNRLIQEGQASIICSLTDIDEFCHAAHRPQSADAADNDDEPSEESTDTSLSQPTNATAAILKAIRTCSAKYGHVSTDGLLAILAESNPGEYSISRISMELGLMELNGLICTQHGNITITDASAT; encoded by the coding sequence ATGAACGAGAACACAACCGCCGATACGAGCGTCAACGCAACCGCCATCGACGATGAGACCCTGTCACGCGCGGTGCTCACCTATTGTCTGGACAGCGCCGATGCGATGATGTACGCGCTGGTCAAAGGCATCGGATCAGCCACGCATACCTTGCAACTGCTTGCCGACAGCGGTCCGGGCAATCATGAAAGCGTGGCCACGGCAGCCTATAAAACCTTGGACGCGGCGCTCATCAACGGCATTACACGTTGGGGACGCACCATCAATGCTCGAGGTATGGCCTCCTTCCACGGCGCAATGGTCTCGTGGCAGCATCGCCTGACCACATTGCCCAGCACCGACCCCGAGGAGCTCAAAACGTGGTTCACCGCAAACGGCACGCAGTGGATCGTCGCGCCGCATCACCCCTACTGGCCTTCGCAGCTTGCCGACCTCACCATACACACGGACTGGGCCGCGCCATTATGCCTATGGGGGAAAGGTGACCCCCAAGCGTTGGTGTCATGCTCCGAACCGGTCGGTGTCGTCGGATCACGCGGCGTAAGCGAGTACGGAAGGCAAAGCGCACACGAGCTCGCCAAACAAGCGGCCCGAGCAGGCCATCTCATAGTGTCAGGAGGCGCTCTGGGCACCGATGCGGCCGCCCACTGGGGAGCCATCCAAGCCATGGACGAGATCGGAACGCCCCTCGCAGGACGCACCGTCGCGGTATTCGCCGGAGGACTCAACTATATCGGTCCGAAAAGCAACGAGCGCCTCTTCGAAACCATCATCAACCATTCCGGCGCGCTCATCTCGGAACTCTGCCCCGGAACCGTTCCGGAAGCCAGACGATTCCTTATCAGGAACCGCCTGATAGCGGCGCTATCATCCACCCTCATCGTAGCCCAGGCACGCGCACGCTCCGGCGCGCTTAACACCGCAGGATGGGCCAACGAACTCAACCGCCGTGTATTCGCCGTGCCAGGAGATGTAACCATGCCTCACAACACAGGATGCAACCGACTCATACAAGAAGGCCAAGCCTCCATCATCTGCTCGCTGACCGATATCGACGAATTCTGCCACGCAGCGCATCGCCCGCAATCAGCCGACGCGGCAGACAACGACGACGAACCGTCGGAAGAGTCAACCGACACCAGTCTGTCGCAACCAACCAACGCCACTGCAGCCATACTCAAAGCCATACGAACATGCAGCGCGAAATACGGCCACGTCTCCACTGACGGTCTACTCGCCATCCTGGCCGAAAGCAATCCCGGAGAATACTCAATCTCACGAATCAGCATGGAGCTGGGATTAATGGAACTCAACGGACTTATCTGCACACAGCATGGCAACATCACCATCACCGACGCAAGCGCCACATGA
- a CDS encoding ABC transporter ATP-binding protein, with the protein MDIRDTIKATNTAIATVDLVKDYGSGNNTVHALRGVNVAFEKGKFTAIMGPSGSGKSTLMHTLAGLDCATGGHIIFNGDDLTRMNDNQLTLLRRRDIGFIFQSFNLLPMFTAEQNILMPLTLAGAKPDRQWLRLLVETLGLKERLNHRPNELSGGQQQRVAIARALITKPKLVFADEPTGNLDSVSSAEVLSFLKRSVNELGQTIIMVTHDAVAASYADRALVFADGQIVADVNKPTADQMSELLMKEREAATMNVASARHSR; encoded by the coding sequence ATGGATATCAGGGACACCATCAAAGCTACCAATACGGCCATTGCAACCGTGGATCTTGTGAAGGACTACGGTTCCGGAAATAACACGGTGCATGCGTTGCGTGGCGTCAACGTCGCTTTTGAAAAAGGAAAATTCACGGCGATTATGGGACCTTCCGGTTCCGGCAAATCCACGTTGATGCACACGTTGGCAGGACTGGATTGTGCAACCGGCGGGCACATCATATTCAATGGCGACGATCTGACGCGCATGAACGACAACCAGCTTACGTTGCTGCGCCGCCGCGACATCGGATTCATCTTCCAAAGCTTCAACCTGCTGCCGATGTTCACCGCCGAACAGAACATTCTCATGCCATTGACCTTGGCTGGAGCGAAACCCGACCGACAGTGGTTGCGTCTGCTGGTGGAAACGCTTGGCCTTAAGGAACGTCTCAACCATCGTCCGAACGAACTATCGGGAGGCCAGCAGCAGCGTGTGGCCATCGCACGAGCATTGATCACCAAACCGAAACTGGTGTTCGCAGACGAGCCCACCGGCAATCTTGATTCCGTATCAAGCGCCGAAGTGCTGAGCTTCCTGAAACGTTCCGTCAACGAACTTGGCCAAACCATCATCATGGTCACGCATGATGCGGTCGCCGCGTCTTACGCCGACCGTGCGCTCGTGTTCGCCGACGGCCAGATCGTGGCGGACGTAAACAAGCCGACAGCAGACCAGATGAGTGAACTGCTGATGAAGGAACGTGAGGCCGCCACAATGAATGTGGCTTCCGCGAGACATTCCCGCTAA
- a CDS encoding O-acetylhomoserine aminocarboxypropyltransferase/cysteine synthase family protein yields MADSKNYRFETLQLHVGQEQADPATDSRAVPIYQTTSYVFHNFDHAEARFGLADPGNIYGRLTNSTQGVFEDRIAALEGGAAGLAVASGAAAVEYAVRNITQSGDHIVAAKNIYGGTFNLLRHTLPRDGITTTFVSAENPQEFEDAIQENTKLVYFETFGNPNADLPDFEAITAIAHKHHLPVIVDNTFATPYLFRPLEHGADVVVESATKFIGGHGTTLGGVIVEGGNFNWAEVPGKFPTLTEPDPSYHGLNFYEALGGSAFVTRIRAILLRDTGATLSPFSAFLLLQGTETLSLRVERHVENALKVIDYLKTVPEVESISHPSIEGRKDNELYKKYFPNGGGSIFTFDIKGGKDAARVFIDNLHLFSLLANVADAKSLVIHPASTTHSQETPEELEDQGIHQGTIRLSIGTENIEDILDDLKGGFAALRESGLAK; encoded by the coding sequence ATGGCAGATTCCAAGAACTACCGCTTCGAAACCCTGCAGCTTCACGTCGGCCAAGAGCAGGCCGACCCGGCAACCGATTCCCGCGCGGTGCCGATCTACCAGACCACCAGCTACGTGTTCCATAACTTTGATCACGCCGAGGCGCGTTTTGGTCTGGCCGATCCGGGCAACATCTACGGCCGCCTGACCAATTCCACCCAGGGCGTGTTCGAAGACCGCATCGCAGCCCTTGAAGGTGGCGCCGCTGGTTTGGCAGTCGCTTCCGGCGCCGCCGCGGTCGAATACGCCGTGCGCAACATCACCCAGTCCGGCGACCACATCGTGGCTGCCAAGAACATCTACGGCGGCACCTTCAACCTGCTGCGCCACACCCTGCCGCGTGACGGCATCACCACCACCTTCGTCTCCGCTGAGAACCCGCAGGAGTTCGAGGATGCCATCCAGGAGAACACCAAGCTCGTCTACTTCGAGACCTTCGGCAACCCGAACGCCGACCTGCCGGATTTCGAAGCCATCACCGCCATCGCACACAAGCATCATCTGCCGGTGATCGTCGACAACACTTTCGCCACCCCGTACCTGTTCCGCCCGCTGGAGCACGGTGCTGACGTCGTGGTCGAATCCGCCACCAAGTTCATCGGTGGCCACGGCACCACCCTCGGCGGCGTGATCGTGGAAGGCGGCAACTTCAACTGGGCCGAAGTGCCGGGCAAGTTCCCGACTCTGACCGAGCCGGATCCGTCGTACCACGGTCTGAACTTCTACGAGGCTCTGGGCGGTTCCGCGTTCGTGACCCGCATCCGCGCCATCCTGCTGCGCGACACCGGCGCAACCCTGTCTCCGTTCTCGGCCTTCCTGCTGCTGCAGGGCACCGAAACCCTGTCGCTTCGCGTCGAGCGCCATGTCGAGAACGCGCTGAAGGTCATCGACTACCTGAAGACCGTTCCGGAAGTCGAATCCATCTCCCACCCGTCCATCGAAGGCCGCAAGGACAACGAGCTGTACAAGAAGTACTTCCCGAACGGCGGCGGCTCCATCTTCACCTTCGACATCAAGGGCGGCAAGGACGCGGCACGCGTGTTCATCGACAACCTGCACCTGTTCAGCCTGTTGGCCAACGTGGCCGACGCCAAGAGCCTCGTGATCCACCCGGCCTCCACCACGCACTCTCAGGAGACGCCGGAGGAGCTTGAGGACCAGGGCATCCACCAGGGCACGATCCGTCTGTCCATCGGCACCGAGAACATCGAAGACATCCTCGACGATCTCAAGGGCGGTTTCGCGGCTCTGCGCGAATCCGGTCTCGCCAAGTGA
- a CDS encoding energy-coupling factor transporter transmembrane component T family protein, which yields MDADLYVPGDGWLHRTDPRVKFLISIVMLALCLVWRNWAFILGILILEHVMLATDRVPAERIGWVWKILAVLIVFIVVLWPVFDQSGTHVLWQWGWLRLTQENLLMAAVMGLRIPALGFACFITLFTTSQTKLVRGLTSLGMPYKAGLTLATALRYIPVFFSIFQSVSEAQRARGLDLSGKVNAAGKKRNIFVRLVDRFKSYLPIIIAVLIRAYKMSQSVGWAMESRGLNLNRNGVKRTYRVNLTMSIADWIILVIAIAAAAGSVWLMTWLS from the coding sequence ATGGATGCCGACCTGTATGTGCCAGGCGACGGATGGTTGCATCGCACCGATCCGCGCGTCAAATTCCTCATCTCCATCGTCATGCTGGCCCTTTGCCTCGTATGGCGTAACTGGGCGTTCATCCTCGGCATCCTCATTCTCGAACATGTGATGCTCGCCACCGACCGTGTGCCCGCCGAACGCATTGGATGGGTGTGGAAGATCCTCGCCGTGCTCATCGTGTTCATCGTGGTGCTTTGGCCGGTCTTCGACCAGAGTGGAACGCACGTGCTCTGGCAGTGGGGATGGTTGCGTCTCACGCAGGAGAACCTGCTCATGGCGGCGGTGATGGGTCTGCGCATTCCAGCGCTCGGCTTTGCATGTTTCATCACGCTGTTCACCACCAGCCAGACCAAACTGGTTCGTGGCCTTACCTCGCTTGGTATGCCCTACAAGGCCGGGCTTACCCTGGCAACCGCATTACGGTATATTCCCGTGTTCTTTTCCATCTTCCAATCCGTGTCCGAAGCGCAGCGTGCGCGAGGGCTTGATCTGAGCGGCAAAGTCAATGCGGCAGGTAAAAAACGCAACATATTCGTACGTCTCGTAGACCGGTTCAAATCGTATCTGCCGATCATCATCGCCGTATTGATCCGCGCCTACAAAATGAGCCAAAGCGTGGGCTGGGCCATGGAATCGCGCGGACTCAACCTGAATCGGAACGGTGTGAAACGCACATATCGGGTCAATCTCACGATGAGCATTGCCGACTGGATTATTCTCGTGATTGCCATCGCCGCCGCCGCAGGCAGCGTGTGGTTGATGACATGGCTGTCATAG
- a CDS encoding ABC transporter ATP-binding protein yields the protein MITVRDLGWKYAPLTDGGKPVESLKRVSFDIRSGSFVGIIGPTGAGKSTLCMALAGIIPNLADGTMSGVVEVNGMNTSRHSVSALSERVGYVQQDPEAQLFCSSVEDEIAFPLENRGVAPSIIDKQIDIMLDLVGMAGYRKRVPTSLSGGQMQRVAIAAALAAEPDVLILDEPTAALDPEGKQEVFDVLDRIRQTRSMTVIMAEQDTEHIAYWADQVLFMVNGEVVRNGDASLFTRERRLLESSGVRVSDGPSPVIKALPVGNDAKPKHAIISLDHVTHRYGQGGNASPALDDVSLDIEQGAFVGLIGRNGSGKTTLAKHLNGLIQPTQGIVNVDGLDVSKHSVGEMAAHVGFVFQNPDHQIFCSSTKEEIAFGPTALGLDAATVFKRVDEMMTLFDLHRYEDVSPATLGYGERRAVALSSVIAMRTPILVLDEPTAGLDHRLASRFLGTVEKLNRHGVTVIMISHDMRAVYRYCTHVLELEDGHIVQYGPIDKSQEAQQSPARQARQPYKSRGPVSATHVLLKIAKDECDKEER from the coding sequence ATGATTACGGTTCGCGACTTAGGATGGAAGTACGCGCCACTGACCGACGGGGGCAAGCCGGTGGAAAGTCTCAAGCGCGTCAGCTTCGACATCCGGTCCGGATCCTTCGTCGGCATCATCGGACCGACCGGAGCGGGCAAGTCCACGCTATGCATGGCATTGGCCGGCATCATTCCGAACCTGGCCGACGGCACCATGAGCGGCGTCGTGGAAGTTAACGGCATGAATACGAGCAGGCACTCCGTCTCGGCACTGTCGGAGCGCGTCGGCTACGTGCAACAGGATCCGGAAGCGCAGCTGTTCTGCTCGAGTGTCGAGGATGAGATCGCTTTCCCGCTGGAAAACCGCGGAGTAGCCCCAAGCATCATCGACAAGCAGATCGACATCATGCTCGACTTAGTCGGCATGGCCGGATACCGCAAGCGTGTGCCGACCAGCCTGTCGGGAGGCCAGATGCAGCGCGTGGCCATCGCCGCCGCGCTCGCGGCGGAACCCGATGTGCTTATTCTTGACGAACCCACCGCGGCCCTCGACCCCGAAGGCAAGCAGGAAGTGTTCGACGTGCTCGACCGCATTCGCCAGACCCGTTCCATGACGGTGATCATGGCCGAGCAGGATACCGAACACATCGCCTACTGGGCCGATCAGGTGCTCTTCATGGTCAACGGTGAAGTGGTGCGCAATGGAGACGCCAGCCTATTTACCCGGGAACGTAGACTGTTGGAATCCTCCGGCGTGCGGGTGAGTGACGGACCATCTCCAGTCATCAAGGCGTTGCCGGTAGGGAACGACGCCAAGCCGAAGCATGCGATCATCAGTCTGGACCATGTGACGCACCGCTATGGGCAGGGCGGCAATGCGTCTCCCGCACTGGACGACGTCAGCTTGGATATCGAACAGGGCGCCTTCGTAGGGCTTATTGGGCGCAACGGGTCAGGCAAAACCACGCTCGCCAAGCATCTGAACGGGCTGATTCAACCCACGCAAGGAATCGTGAATGTGGATGGGCTCGACGTGTCGAAGCATAGCGTGGGCGAAATGGCCGCGCACGTCGGATTCGTATTCCAAAATCCCGACCATCAGATTTTCTGCTCCAGCACCAAAGAGGAGATCGCGTTCGGCCCGACCGCGCTCGGACTTGACGCGGCCACCGTGTTCAAACGTGTCGACGAAATGATGACATTGTTCGACCTGCACCGGTATGAGGATGTTTCGCCGGCCACGCTCGGCTACGGCGAACGACGTGCGGTGGCATTGTCTTCGGTGATCGCCATGCGTACGCCAATACTCGTCCTCGACGAACCTACGGCGGGTCTCGACCATCGTCTCGCATCACGATTCCTTGGAACCGTGGAAAAACTCAACCGGCATGGCGTCACCGTCATCATGATCAGCCATGACATGCGTGCCGTATATCGGTATTGCACGCACGTGCTCGAATTGGAAGACGGTCATATCGTGCAATATGGACCGATCGACAAATCGCAGGAAGCGCAACAATCGCCCGCGCGACAGGCGCGTCAGCCGTACAAGTCGCGCGGTCCGGTATCGGCGACCCACGTATTGTTGAAAATCGCCAAGGATGAATGCGACAAGGAGGAACGCTGA
- a CDS encoding ECF transporter S component — protein sequence MAQEVKNDIKKALQVNTIPLIAIMTAVTTVLTMLVKIPTPIRGYLNLSDTMIYFSAYAFGPWVGGIIGGLGPALSDLISGYPQWAIFTFVIDGLQAVLVGLLVKKFNPANIIIGSVIAGVWKVFGYFIAGGILSGFGPALGEIAGNSFQMAVGLIVGFALFTAVRQAYPPLVRLGNLGIKAGE from the coding sequence ATGGCTCAAGAAGTCAAGAACGATATCAAAAAGGCGTTGCAGGTCAACACCATTCCGCTGATCGCCATTATGACCGCGGTCACCACGGTGCTGACCATGCTCGTGAAGATCCCGACCCCGATCCGTGGCTACCTCAACCTGTCCGACACCATGATCTATTTCAGCGCGTATGCGTTCGGACCATGGGTGGGCGGCATTATCGGCGGTCTTGGCCCGGCGTTGAGCGATCTGATTTCCGGTTATCCGCAGTGGGCCATCTTCACGTTCGTCATCGATGGCCTGCAGGCCGTGCTCGTGGGCCTGCTCGTCAAGAAGTTCAATCCGGCGAACATCATCATCGGTTCGGTGATCGCAGGCGTATGGAAGGTGTTCGGCTATTTCATCGCAGGCGGAATCCTTTCCGGATTTGGCCCGGCGTTGGGTGAGATCGCGGGCAACTCCTTCCAGATGGCGGTGGGTCTGATTGTGGGCTTCGCGCTGTTCACCGCCGTTCGTCAGGCCTATCCGCCGCTGGTACGTTTGGGCAACCTCGGTATTAAGGCGGGGGAGTGA